A window from Vanessa atalanta chromosome 18, ilVanAtal1.2, whole genome shotgun sequence encodes these proteins:
- the LOC125071040 gene encoding uncharacterized protein LOC125071040, which yields MGYSAQEKSVVDFCESKSESLSNWVRKVKCKSLNAKTKRKRDLRIIAILSHSLSRAESELLTKQRERARRWAQMQADLGLNNKEEEVAKQQREKINNFWKNDLSGLDNFFKELDNVKPIMNQQICVTQVG from the coding sequence ATGGGCTACAGTGCACAAGAAAAATCTGTTGTTGATTTCTGTGAAAGTAAAAGTGAATCTCTCTCTAACTGGGTCCGCAAAGTTAAATGTAAGTCATTAAATGCCAAGACAAAGAGAAAGCGTGACCTGAGAATAATCGCTATTTTAAGCCATTCGTTATCCCGTGCTGAAAGTGAACTATTAACCAAACAAAGAGAACGTGCTAGAAGGTGGGCTCAAATGCAAGCAGACCTCGGATTAAATAACAAAGAAGAAGAAGTGGCGAAGCAGCAACgtgaaaaaatcaataatttctgGAAGAATGATCTCAGCGGCCTTGATAATTTTTTCAAAGAATTAGACAATGTTAAACCAATTATGAATCAACAAATATGTGTTACTCAAGTAGGATAA